The DNA segment CTGGACAAAGCTTGCGGGGCCAAGCCATTAGTAACCATCACTACCAACTACAGTTCACACCTCTTCCAATGTCCGCTCCATCAACTTAAGCTCAAGTTGATCCCGCCATTGAAAGAGAGGTTGAAGTTTGGGATGATCCCTTAAACCAGGCACACCTTTTCCAGCCAAGACAGTGCCCGCAGAAGACGGAAAACAAAGTAGCGAAAGTTGTGCAGCAACTGACAAATCTGCAAGCGACATGGTTTCTCCCACTAACCATGGGCTCTTTTGTACTAAAGATGCTAACTGCTCCAAGCTAGCTAGCAGATCAATTCGTTCATTTTGATTTACCAATTCAGCAACATCGCTGATCCATTTACCGGGAAAAGCACCCATCATGGTGCGTATAGGATCTGGCACATCGCCGGGTAGTAGTGCGACACGCAATGTAGCGTCTACGGCCACTGCTTGAACTAGAGCAGAACGACATACTGTCGCTAAGGTGGTATCAGCCCAGTCCTCAATCAAATGCACCTGAGCAGCCTGGCGCGTATCCACAGGGATAAGGATCGGATTTGGCTCTTGTCGTTCAAGATGCCGGACGATTGCCGAAGAGTCGGCCAGCACGGCATCACCATCTACCAACATGGGAACTTGGCGCTGGCCCGACATTCGAAATACAGCCAACTGACCTACTCCCGGTGTAACTTCGACAATTCGATAGCTCAGCCCTTTCGCTTGAAGTACCATCCGAAC comes from the Synechococcus sp. M16CYN genome and includes:
- a CDS encoding glutathione S-transferase family protein, producing the protein MLELYQFRHSAFCLKVRMVLQAKGLSYRIVEVTPGVGQLAVFRMSGQRQVPMLVDGDAVLADSSAIVRHLERQEPNPILIPVDTRQAAQVHLIEDWADTTLATVCRSALVQAVAVDATLRVALLPGDVPDPIRTMMGAFPGKWISDVAELVNQNERIDLLASLEQLASLVQKSPWLVGETMSLADLSVAAQLSLLCFPSSAGTVLAGKGVPGLRDHPKLQPLFQWRDQLELKLMERTLEEV